A section of the Myxocyprinus asiaticus isolate MX2 ecotype Aquarium Trade chromosome 40, UBuf_Myxa_2, whole genome shotgun sequence genome encodes:
- the LOC127430965 gene encoding torsin-1B-like: ILSSTGLKYDLETKLFGQHIAAKVILQAVTGFMTNNNPRKPLVLSIHGSTGTGKNFVSHLIAQNLYKKGMSSSFVHLFTATGHFPHAVHLNIYKNYLQEQIKRSVMNCPHSVFIFDEMDKMDSGLIDSIEPFLDINENLNGVSYRRAIFIFLSNTGGDNIAQVAFDFWKAGRKREEIQPKDLEMTLFQSVFKNEHSGFLYSSLIPKNLVDFFVPFLPLEHKHILQCGLAELYTRGLGPNIDVVEKMACDLNYFPKEQPVFLVKGCKTIHSRLDLYI; encoded by the exons ATTCTCTCATCCACAGGTCTGAAATATGACCTCGAGACAAAGCTATTTGGACAGCACATTGCTGCAAAGGTCATCCTACAAGCAGTCACAGGCTTCATGACAAATAACAACCCAAGAAAACCGCTGGTTCTGTCCATCCATGGCTCTACCGGGACGGGAAAGAACTTCGTCAGTCACCTCATAGCACAAAACCTTTACAAGAAAGGAATGTCGAGCAGTTTCGTTCATCTGTTTACAGCCACAGGTCACTTTCCTCATGCGgtgcatttaaacatttacaag AATTATTTACAGGAGCAGATAAAGAGAAGTGTAATGAACTGCCCACATTCTGTGTTCATCTTTGATGAAATGGATAAAATGGATAGCGGACTGATTGACAGTATAGAACCATTTCTGGACATTAATGAAAACCTGAACGGAGTGTCATACAGACGTGCCATCTTCATCTTCCTCAG CAATACAGGAGGAGACAACATCGCTCAAGTGGCCTTTGATTTCTGGAAAGCAGGAAGAAAACGAGAGGAGATCCAGCCGAAGGATTTAGAGATGACACtttttcagtctgtttttaaAAACGAGCACA gtGGTTTCTTGTATAGTAGTTTAATTCCTAAGAACCTGGTGGATTTCTTTGTGCCGTTTCTTCCTCTGGAGCACAAGCACATCTTGCAGTGCGGTTTGGCAGAGTTGTACACAAGGGGTCTCGGCCCAAACATAGATGTTGTGGAAAAGATGGCCTGTGACCTAAACTACTTTCCTAAAGAGCAACCTGTCTTCTTGGTGAAGGGCTGCAAGACCATCCACAGCAGATTGGACTTGTATATTTAA